One Curtobacterium herbarum genomic window carries:
- a CDS encoding Hsp20/alpha crystallin family protein gives MAMNFDPFREFDRLAGSLLAGAGTGPRSMPMDLYRAGDHYVMDVDLPGVDPGSVDIDVDGSVLTIRAERTLGAPEGAQWLTRERQPGSFVRQLTLGDGLDVERIAAHYDNGVLSVTIPVQESSKPRKIAISTGGGAETLAVEQAAASS, from the coding sequence ATGGCCATGAACTTCGATCCGTTCCGCGAGTTCGACCGTCTCGCCGGGTCCCTCCTCGCCGGAGCCGGCACCGGCCCCCGCTCGATGCCGATGGACCTGTACCGCGCGGGCGACCACTACGTGATGGACGTCGACCTGCCCGGTGTCGACCCGGGTTCGGTCGACATCGACGTCGACGGCTCCGTGCTCACGATCCGGGCAGAGCGGACGCTCGGCGCCCCCGAGGGTGCGCAGTGGCTCACCCGCGAACGGCAGCCGGGCTCGTTCGTCCGACAGCTGACACTCGGCGACGGCCTGGACGTCGAGCGCATCGCCGCCCACTACGACAACGGCGTGCTGAGCGTCACGATCCCGGTGCAGGAGTCCTCGAAGCCGCGCAAGATCGCCATCAGCACGGGCGGTGGCGCCGAGACACTCGCGGTCGAGCAGGCTGCCGCCAGCAGCTGA
- a CDS encoding Fpg/Nei family DNA glycosylase — MPEGHSVHRIANQFTRHFVGKRCEVSSPQGRFAAGAAQLDGKQLIASRAVGKQMFLEFEDDLFLRVHLGLYGAWDFAGVISTAEALSDDDDREESLSSIGAPRLARYRMAEQEKNEDPIEAFPPDPVGQVRVRLLTEDTVADLRGPTACVVEDPAGVQRALDKLGPDPMNDDGPEAEKVFVENVRKRNVAIGQLLMDQSVVSGIGNIYRAELLFRQRIDPYKVGKKITVKQAKALWADWSKLLHDGVRDGLMLTMDGLSDADHKKALRSRKDRHWVYHRQGEPCRVCGTEIRIADMAGRKLYWCPKDQK; from the coding sequence ATGCCCGAGGGTCACTCCGTCCACCGAATCGCCAACCAGTTCACCCGCCACTTCGTCGGCAAGCGCTGCGAGGTGTCCAGTCCCCAGGGCCGGTTCGCCGCGGGGGCCGCACAGCTGGACGGCAAGCAGTTGATCGCCTCCCGGGCCGTCGGCAAGCAGATGTTCCTGGAGTTCGAGGACGACCTGTTCCTCCGCGTCCACCTGGGCCTGTACGGGGCGTGGGACTTCGCGGGCGTGATCTCCACGGCCGAGGCGCTGTCGGACGACGACGACCGCGAGGAGTCCCTGTCCTCCATCGGCGCCCCGCGACTCGCCCGCTACCGGATGGCCGAGCAGGAGAAGAACGAGGACCCGATCGAGGCGTTCCCGCCGGACCCGGTCGGCCAGGTGCGCGTACGGCTGCTCACCGAGGACACCGTCGCCGACCTCCGCGGCCCGACCGCCTGTGTCGTCGAGGACCCGGCCGGGGTGCAGCGGGCGCTCGACAAGCTCGGGCCGGACCCGATGAACGACGACGGTCCCGAGGCCGAGAAGGTGTTCGTCGAGAACGTCCGGAAGCGCAACGTGGCGATCGGGCAGCTGCTGATGGACCAGTCCGTGGTGAGCGGAATCGGCAACATCTACCGCGCCGAGCTGCTGTTCCGGCAGCGCATCGACCCGTACAAGGTGGGGAAGAAGATCACCGTCAAGCAGGCGAAGGCGCTCTGGGCGGACTGGTCGAAGCTGCTGCACGACGGCGTCCGCGACGGCCTGATGCTGACGATGGACGGCCTGTCCGACGCCGACCACAAGAAAGCCTTGCGCTCGCGGAAGGACCGGCACTGGGTGTACCACCGCCAGGGCGAACCCTGCCGGGTCTGCGGCACCGAGATCCGGATCGCCGACATGGCCGGCCGCAAGCTCTACTGGTGCCCGAAGGACCAGAAGTAG
- a CDS encoding GNAT family N-acetyltransferase: protein MATAYATDAVRVRDCTPTDLDVVHALHVDAVLHSTAIWQEVPHPRAWFDTWLAERQGDGWPVLVAEVDGVVAGYATYSRWRPQQGYRLTVEHSVYVVESFRGRGIASTLMAALVARATAEGRHVMIASICSTNTGSIALHERLGFTTVAVVPEVGRKADRWLDLTLMRLPLA from the coding sequence ATGGCGACAGCATATGCGACAGATGCCGTCCGGGTCCGCGATTGCACCCCGACGGACCTCGACGTCGTGCACGCACTCCACGTCGACGCGGTCCTGCACTCGACCGCGATCTGGCAAGAGGTCCCTCACCCCCGCGCCTGGTTCGACACCTGGCTCGCCGAACGGCAGGGCGACGGCTGGCCGGTCCTGGTCGCCGAGGTCGACGGGGTCGTCGCGGGCTACGCCACCTACTCCCGGTGGCGGCCACAGCAGGGGTACCGGCTGACCGTCGAGCACAGCGTCTACGTCGTCGAGTCGTTCCGCGGACGGGGCATCGCCTCGACGCTGATGGCAGCGCTCGTCGCCCGGGCCACCGCCGAGGGTCGGCACGTCATGATCGCCAGCATCTGCAGCACCAACACGGGCTCGATCGCACTGCACGAGCGGCTCGGCTTCACGACCGTCGCGGTCGTGCCGGAGGTCGGCCGCAAGGCCGACCGCTGGCTCGACCTGACCCTGATGCGGTTGCCGCTCGCCTGA
- a CDS encoding mechanosensitive ion channel family protein, which yields MLLAADSPDVSKWASNTFTQFVDTWHVPITIVIVLLAAVILRVILRRMIKQVVDRIVNGVKKRQGAADTQALVASPLQTARVVQRTRTLGSVLENLATVVVAVIAFAIIISTVFPTAAVGIVGGASVVAAGLAVGAQSIVRDILSGIFMILEDQAGVGDVVDTGQATGIVENVGLRVMQIRDVNGILWFVPNGQILRVGNLSQGWSRVLVDITVPYDTDIDAVQDALLDAAVTMSQESRWRQRIVEKPEIWGLQSITDTGMVFRLVVKTRASELDVVGRELRIRLKHSVDELGVTLPAMSMIMPAGWENATSVNGLRPVRTAPVPAPTRSRSARRNVFGRAIRTGDEPSTDHEDSP from the coding sequence ATGCTCTTGGCTGCAGACTCCCCCGACGTCTCGAAGTGGGCGTCGAACACCTTCACCCAGTTCGTCGACACCTGGCACGTCCCGATCACCATCGTCATCGTCCTGCTGGCGGCGGTGATCCTCCGCGTCATCCTGCGCCGCATGATCAAGCAGGTCGTCGACCGGATCGTCAACGGCGTCAAGAAGCGGCAGGGCGCCGCGGACACCCAGGCGCTCGTCGCATCGCCACTGCAGACGGCACGGGTCGTCCAGCGCACCCGCACCCTCGGCAGCGTCCTCGAGAACCTGGCGACCGTCGTCGTCGCGGTCATCGCGTTCGCCATCATCATCTCGACGGTCTTCCCCACCGCCGCGGTCGGCATCGTCGGTGGCGCTTCCGTCGTCGCCGCTGGCCTCGCGGTCGGCGCGCAGAGCATCGTCCGCGACATCCTGTCCGGCATCTTCATGATCCTCGAGGACCAGGCCGGTGTCGGCGACGTCGTCGACACCGGGCAGGCGACCGGCATCGTCGAGAACGTCGGCCTCCGGGTCATGCAGATCCGCGACGTGAACGGGATCCTGTGGTTCGTGCCGAACGGCCAGATCCTGCGCGTCGGCAACCTGTCCCAGGGGTGGTCCCGCGTCCTGGTCGACATCACCGTCCCGTACGACACCGACATCGACGCCGTGCAGGACGCCCTCCTGGACGCGGCCGTCACGATGTCGCAGGAGTCACGCTGGCGCCAGCGCATCGTCGAGAAGCCCGAGATCTGGGGTCTGCAGTCGATCACCGACACGGGCATGGTCTTCCGCCTGGTCGTGAAGACCCGCGCGTCCGAACTCGACGTCGTCGGCCGGGAACTCCGCATCCGCCTGAAACACAGCGTCGACGAACTCGGCGTGACCCTGCCGGCGATGTCGATGATCATGCCCGCCGGGTGGGAGAACGCCACCTCGGTCAACGGCCTGCGCCCCGTGCGCACCGCCCCCGTCCCGGCGCCCACCAGGTCACGCAGCGCGCGGCGGAACGTCTTCGGGCGGGCCATCCGCACCGGGGACGAACCCAGCACCGACCACGAGGACTCACCATGA
- a CDS encoding globin encodes MTGPSLPIGPPAGDAGVGGAVPAQPVTLRVGLGGAAASGSLFDRIGGAPTFDRLVRRFYEGVQQDEVIWPMYPAEDLEGAIWRLSQFLQQYWGGPSTYSEHRGHPRLRMRHNPFRITPEAREHWLQHMHDAVESLDLAPLDEAELWGYLDRAAHAMTNSFD; translated from the coding sequence ATGACCGGACCGTCACTGCCGATCGGCCCGCCGGCCGGGGACGCGGGTGTGGGTGGCGCCGTACCGGCGCAGCCCGTCACGCTCCGCGTCGGGCTCGGTGGTGCGGCGGCGAGCGGCTCGCTCTTCGACCGGATCGGTGGCGCACCGACCTTCGACCGCCTGGTGCGTCGCTTCTACGAGGGTGTGCAGCAGGACGAGGTGATCTGGCCGATGTACCCGGCCGAAGACCTCGAGGGCGCGATCTGGCGCCTCTCGCAGTTCCTCCAGCAGTACTGGGGCGGGCCGTCGACGTACAGCGAGCACCGCGGGCACCCCCGGCTGCGGATGCGGCACAACCCCTTCCGGATCACGCCCGAGGCGCGCGAGCACTGGCTCCAGCACATGCACGACGCGGTCGAGTCGCTCGACCTCGCCCCGCTCGACGAGGCCGAGCTGTGGGGCTACCTCGACCGTGCGGCCCACGCGATGACGAACTCGTTCGACTGA
- a CDS encoding ribose-5-phosphate isomerase, whose amino-acid sequence MRIHVGTDHAGLEFTKTLATHLTEAGHEVVDHGPTAYEPLDDYPSFCINAAHAVVQDQRAGVQALGVVFGGSGNGEQIAANKVEGIRAALVWNESTAVLARQHNDANVISIGARQHTEDEAMRFVDLFIAEPFSGEERHARRIAQLAEYEQTGTIAGKQVDA is encoded by the coding sequence ATGCGCATCCACGTCGGAACGGACCACGCCGGCCTCGAGTTCACCAAGACCCTCGCCACGCACCTGACCGAAGCGGGGCACGAGGTCGTGGACCACGGGCCGACCGCGTACGAGCCGCTCGACGACTACCCCTCGTTCTGCATCAACGCCGCGCACGCCGTGGTGCAGGACCAGCGCGCCGGGGTCCAGGCCCTCGGCGTCGTGTTCGGTGGGTCGGGCAACGGCGAGCAGATCGCGGCGAACAAGGTCGAGGGCATCCGGGCCGCGCTGGTGTGGAACGAGTCGACCGCGGTCCTCGCCCGCCAGCACAACGACGCGAACGTCATCTCGATCGGGGCGCGCCAGCACACCGAGGACGAGGCCATGCGCTTCGTCGACCTGTTCATCGCCGAACCGTTCTCGGGCGAGGAACGCCACGCCCGTCGCATCGCGCAGCTCGCCGAGTACGAGCAGACCGGCACCATCGCCGGCAAGCAGGTCGACGCGTAG
- a CDS encoding mycothiol-dependent nitroreductase Rv2466c family protein, whose protein sequence is MTSRWVGEVEQHRDLDVTWNVMSLFVLNEHNADMPAEYREAMERNQVYSRLVTAAKARHGQEVVKRLYDALGEQIHHRQQKDPQQVVPAVLEQLGLEADLADAAWTDETDAAMRESHRDGIERVGQDVGTPVIAVDGVAFFGPVISPAPKGQQALDLWDGVVAAARYPGFFELKRSRTTGPVFDTVD, encoded by the coding sequence ATGACGAGCCGGTGGGTGGGTGAGGTCGAGCAGCACCGCGACCTCGACGTCACCTGGAACGTGATGAGCCTCTTCGTCCTCAACGAGCACAACGCGGACATGCCCGCCGAGTACCGCGAGGCGATGGAGCGCAACCAGGTCTACTCGCGCCTGGTGACGGCGGCGAAGGCCCGCCACGGACAGGAGGTCGTGAAGCGCCTCTACGACGCACTCGGCGAGCAGATCCACCACCGCCAGCAGAAGGACCCGCAGCAGGTCGTGCCGGCCGTGCTCGAGCAGCTCGGTCTCGAGGCCGACCTCGCCGACGCCGCCTGGACCGACGAGACCGACGCCGCGATGCGCGAGAGCCACCGCGACGGCATCGAGCGTGTCGGCCAGGACGTCGGCACGCCCGTCATCGCGGTCGACGGGGTCGCCTTCTTCGGCCCCGTCATCTCCCCGGCGCCGAAGGGCCAGCAGGCGCTCGACCTCTGGGACGGCGTCGTCGCCGCGGCCCGCTACCCGGGCTTCTTCGAGCTCAAGCGCTCGCGCACGACCGGCCCGGTCTTCGACACGGTCGACTGA
- a CDS encoding helix-turn-helix domain-containing protein yields the protein MSHIVDELEGADATPDRDPADDGRDGPAGPEHPDDADQRLLGERLQRLRTERRWSLTELAEESGVSRAMINRVERGVSSPTATILGRLSGAFGLTVSQLLDEALEHEVPRTSDPDEARGVQRAASADSWTDPETGYRRRPLSSADFPADVTEVRLPAGREVAYPASAYAFLRHCIWVVDGTLELQVGDTTTRLGAGDRIELGEPADVVYRTAGDESCRYVVVVVRQR from the coding sequence ATGTCTCACATCGTAGACGAGCTGGAGGGTGCGGACGCAACCCCCGACCGCGACCCGGCTGACGACGGCCGCGACGGCCCTGCCGGCCCCGAGCACCCCGACGACGCCGACCAGCGCCTCCTGGGGGAGCGGCTGCAGCGTCTGCGCACCGAGCGCCGCTGGAGCCTCACCGAGCTCGCCGAGGAGTCCGGCGTCTCCCGCGCCATGATCAACCGCGTCGAGCGGGGCGTCTCGAGTCCGACGGCGACGATCCTCGGCCGTCTCTCCGGAGCGTTCGGCCTGACCGTCTCGCAGCTCCTCGACGAGGCCCTCGAGCACGAGGTCCCGCGCACCAGCGACCCGGACGAGGCCCGCGGTGTGCAGCGTGCCGCCTCGGCCGACTCGTGGACCGACCCGGAGACCGGGTACCGACGCCGTCCGCTGTCGAGTGCGGACTTCCCGGCCGACGTCACCGAGGTCCGCCTGCCCGCCGGCCGCGAGGTCGCCTACCCCGCCAGCGCCTACGCCTTCCTGCGGCACTGCATCTGGGTCGTCGACGGGACGCTCGAACTGCAGGTCGGCGACACCACGACACGGCTCGGCGCCGGTGACCGGATCGAGCTCGGCGAGCCCGCCGACGTGGTGTACCGCACCGCCGGTGACGAGTCGTGCCGGTACGTCGTCGTCGTGGTGCGGCAGCGCTGA
- a CDS encoding amidohydrolase: protein MVVLLRTVRRVGTSGAPADVLVVDGRIAAIGPAGTIDVPTSADLPTGTSLDVEVVEADGAWLGPGLRDHHVHFDQWALMRQRVDVQDCASAEETADRLADAARTALPDRVVVGHGYRDGLWPTPARRELLDEAAPGLPVVVVAADLHAVWCNTRALAHFAGMLGRALPAGADGVLREQDAFDVTGALSRVPDDLLDAAVAEAVDAAAQRGVTGVVDLEMVFGLDRWARRIAAGTDGIRVASGVYPGELDDVVARGLRTGDVVPGTRGLLTMGPFKVITDGSLGTRTAATSDGAGLLTWTPEDLVPVLRRAVAAGLVPAVHAIGDRAVTLALDAFETVGTRGTIEHAQLLQPADVPRFAQLGVVASVQPEHAMDDRDIADRHWAGRTDRAFPFASLERAGARMQLGSDAPVAPLDPWVALAAAVGRDRDGRSPWHPEQRMSALAAWRGSTDGRVGVAVGDVADLVLVPSDPLTATSAALRTMPVLATAVAGRWTHRAL from the coding sequence ATGGTCGTCCTGCTCCGCACCGTCCGCCGTGTGGGCACGTCCGGCGCCCCGGCCGACGTGCTCGTCGTCGACGGACGGATCGCCGCGATCGGACCCGCCGGGACGATCGACGTACCGACCAGCGCGGACCTGCCGACCGGCACCTCGCTCGACGTCGAGGTCGTCGAGGCGGACGGCGCCTGGCTCGGACCCGGCCTCCGCGACCACCACGTGCACTTCGACCAGTGGGCCCTGATGCGGCAGCGCGTCGACGTGCAGGACTGCGCGAGCGCCGAGGAGACCGCCGACCGCCTCGCCGACGCCGCCCGGACCGCGCTGCCGGACCGTGTCGTCGTCGGGCACGGCTACCGGGACGGGCTCTGGCCGACCCCCGCACGACGTGAGCTGCTCGATGAGGCCGCCCCGGGCCTCCCGGTCGTCGTCGTGGCCGCGGACCTGCACGCCGTCTGGTGCAACACGCGCGCCCTCGCGCACTTCGCCGGCATGCTGGGCCGCGCCCTGCCCGCGGGAGCAGACGGCGTCCTCCGCGAACAGGACGCGTTCGACGTGACCGGCGCGCTCTCCCGCGTCCCCGACGACCTGCTCGATGCCGCCGTCGCGGAAGCGGTCGACGCCGCTGCCCAGCGCGGGGTGACCGGGGTCGTCGACCTCGAGATGGTCTTCGGACTCGACCGGTGGGCGCGCCGGATCGCGGCCGGCACGGACGGCATCCGCGTCGCCTCCGGGGTGTACCCGGGCGAGCTCGACGACGTGGTCGCACGCGGCCTCCGCACCGGCGACGTCGTGCCCGGCACCCGGGGGCTGCTCACGATGGGGCCGTTCAAGGTGATCACGGACGGGTCCCTCGGCACCCGGACCGCGGCGACGTCGGACGGCGCAGGGCTCCTCACCTGGACGCCGGAGGACCTGGTCCCCGTGCTCCGCCGTGCCGTCGCCGCCGGACTCGTCCCCGCCGTGCACGCCATCGGCGACCGTGCCGTCACCCTGGCGCTCGACGCATTCGAGACCGTCGGCACCCGCGGCACGATCGAGCACGCCCAACTGCTGCAGCCCGCGGACGTCCCCCGGTTCGCGCAGCTCGGCGTCGTCGCCTCGGTGCAGCCCGAGCACGCGATGGACGACCGTGACATCGCGGACCGACACTGGGCGGGCCGCACCGACCGGGCGTTCCCGTTCGCGTCGCTCGAGCGTGCCGGAGCGCGGATGCAGCTCGGGTCGGACGCCCCCGTCGCGCCGCTCGACCCGTGGGTGGCGCTCGCCGCCGCCGTCGGCCGGGACCGCGACGGCCGCAGCCCGTGGCATCCCGAGCAGCGGATGTCCGCGCTCGCCGCGTGGCGGGGCAGCACCGACGGCCGGGTCGGCGTGGCCGTCGGCGACGTCGCCGACCTGGTCCTGGTGCCGTCCGACCCGCTCACGGCGACGTCGGCCGCACTCCGCACGATGCCGGTCCTGGCCACGGCCGTCGCCGGTCGCTGGACCCACCGGGCCCTGTAG
- a CDS encoding NAD-dependent epimerase/dehydratase family protein: MHVFLTGASGYIGSAVLRALIARGHTVTAVLRSGEKAARAREAGATAVVGDLADQELVARLAREADAVVHTASAEDVDPGFTATVLETLDGTEKPFVHTGGIFTFGASGDITEDTPIAPPALTAWRTANEAHVRASTVRTTVVAPGIVHGHGAGIPTMFVPDGDAPVRLVGDGTQRWTTVHVDDLAELYVLAVERGDQDGYLVAASGHNPTVRDLAQAGVEGQPGVEGQADARAAVVAESVDESRQRLGTDFADALLLDQAATGAHARGLGWQPSRPTLVEELRSGYRAD; encoded by the coding sequence ATGCACGTCTTCCTCACCGGTGCGTCCGGGTACATCGGCTCGGCCGTCCTCCGCGCACTCATCGCCCGTGGCCACACCGTCACCGCCGTCCTCCGATCGGGCGAGAAGGCGGCCCGTGCCCGTGAGGCCGGCGCCACCGCGGTCGTCGGCGACCTGGCCGACCAGGAGCTCGTCGCCCGGCTCGCGCGGGAGGCCGACGCCGTCGTCCACACCGCCTCGGCCGAGGACGTCGACCCTGGTTTCACCGCGACGGTCCTCGAGACGCTCGACGGGACCGAGAAGCCGTTCGTCCACACCGGGGGGATCTTCACCTTCGGCGCGTCCGGCGACATCACCGAGGACACACCGATCGCACCGCCGGCACTCACGGCGTGGCGGACGGCCAACGAGGCTCACGTCCGCGCGAGCACCGTCCGCACCACCGTCGTCGCGCCCGGCATCGTCCACGGACACGGCGCGGGCATCCCGACGATGTTCGTCCCCGACGGTGATGCACCGGTCCGTCTGGTCGGTGACGGCACGCAGCGCTGGACGACCGTGCACGTGGACGACCTGGCCGAGCTCTACGTCCTCGCGGTCGAGCGCGGTGACCAGGACGGGTACCTGGTCGCAGCGTCCGGCCACAACCCGACGGTCCGCGACCTCGCCCAGGCCGGTGTCGAGGGGCAGCCCGGTGTCGAGGGGCAGGCCGATGCCCGCGCCGCCGTGGTCGCCGAGTCCGTCGACGAATCACGCCAGCGCCTCGGCACGGACTTCGCCGACGCCCTGCTGCTCGACCAGGCGGCGACCGGTGCGCACGCTCGCGGCCTCGGGTGGCAGCCGTCGCGCCCGACCCTGGTCGAGGAACTCCGGAGCGGCTACCGCGCCGACTGA
- the pepN gene encoding aminopeptidase N, with protein sequence MPGENLTRTEAQERAGIVSVQTYDVELDLTRGADSFGSTTRVRFTATPGASTFIDAITKTVHSITLNGTALDVAAVNDGVRIQLADLQEQNELVVVADALYTNTGEGLHRFVDPVDDEVYLYSQFEVPDSRRMFAVFEQPDLKAEFSFTVTAPARWQVVSNAPTPEPHVDGDHATWTFPPTATISSYITALVAGPYEVVRSELTSRDGRTIPLGVFARKSLAEYLDPEYVFDITRKGFAYFEEKFDVAYPFEKYDQLFVPEFNAGAMENAGAVTFTETYVFRSKVTDAIKERRVVTILHELAHMWFGDLVTMKWWNDLWLNESFAEWASTIATAEATEWTEAWTTFQAMEKSWAYRQDQLPSTHPIVATINDLEDVQVNFDGITYAKGGSVLKQLVAWVGIDAFFAGVSAYFKKHHHSNTELADLLVELEATSGRELGEWSKLWLETAGVNTLRPEIETDADGVITSFAVLQEAPADHPTLRPHRLAIGVYAFTNDASAPFGADTASSGGKLERAHRVEIDVDGPRTEVPELVGVHRGDLVLLNDDDLAYAKIRLDEQSRRTAIEHLAAIANPLARSIVWGAVWDATRDAESPASDYVSLVLGNIATETESTTIRTTLSQLLLTARNYVAPAKSDSTVRTVGDTLWQLASTAESGSDAQFQFVKFFAQVPSTPEHVATLQGLRDGSVTLQGLEVDTDLRWELLEGLVLAGAAGNDEIDTELAADRTASGEQAAARARATIPTAEGKLAAFSSLVDTDDAPNAIVRQTTIGFQHVNSPVVLEGLVSRYFDVITRIWDERSYHIADTVITGLYPAPLASTELRDAAVAWLEAHPETPALRRIVTENLAGTERALRVQAADV encoded by the coding sequence GTGCCCGGAGAGAACCTCACCAGAACCGAAGCCCAGGAACGTGCCGGCATCGTCAGCGTCCAGACGTACGACGTCGAACTCGACCTGACCCGCGGCGCCGACAGCTTCGGCAGCACCACCCGCGTGCGCTTCACCGCGACGCCCGGCGCCAGCACGTTCATCGACGCCATCACCAAGACCGTGCACTCGATCACCCTGAACGGCACGGCCCTCGACGTCGCCGCCGTGAACGACGGCGTCCGCATCCAGCTCGCCGACCTGCAGGAGCAGAACGAGCTCGTCGTCGTCGCCGACGCACTGTACACGAACACCGGCGAAGGCCTGCACCGCTTCGTGGACCCCGTCGACGACGAGGTCTACCTCTACTCACAGTTCGAGGTCCCGGACAGCCGCCGCATGTTCGCCGTGTTCGAGCAGCCCGACCTCAAGGCCGAGTTCAGCTTCACGGTGACCGCCCCCGCGCGCTGGCAGGTCGTGTCGAACGCGCCCACACCCGAGCCGCACGTCGACGGCGACCACGCCACGTGGACGTTCCCGCCGACCGCGACGATCTCCAGCTACATCACCGCCCTCGTCGCCGGCCCGTACGAGGTCGTGCGCAGCGAGCTCACGAGCCGTGACGGCCGCACCATCCCGCTCGGGGTGTTCGCGCGGAAGTCGCTGGCCGAGTACCTCGACCCGGAGTACGTCTTCGACATCACCCGCAAGGGCTTCGCGTACTTCGAGGAGAAGTTCGACGTCGCGTACCCGTTCGAGAAGTACGACCAGCTCTTCGTGCCGGAGTTCAACGCCGGCGCGATGGAGAACGCGGGTGCGGTGACGTTCACCGAGACCTACGTGTTCCGCTCGAAGGTCACCGACGCCATCAAGGAGCGCCGGGTCGTCACGATCCTGCACGAGCTCGCACACATGTGGTTCGGCGACCTCGTCACCATGAAGTGGTGGAACGACCTGTGGCTCAACGAGTCGTTCGCCGAGTGGGCGTCGACGATCGCCACCGCCGAGGCCACCGAGTGGACCGAGGCCTGGACGACGTTCCAGGCGATGGAGAAGTCCTGGGCCTACCGACAGGACCAGCTGCCCTCGACGCACCCGATCGTCGCGACGATCAACGACCTCGAGGACGTCCAGGTCAACTTCGACGGCATCACCTACGCGAAGGGCGGCTCGGTCCTCAAGCAGCTCGTCGCCTGGGTCGGCATCGACGCGTTCTTCGCGGGCGTCTCGGCGTACTTCAAGAAGCACCACCACTCCAACACCGAGCTGGCCGACCTGCTCGTGGAGCTCGAGGCCACCAGCGGTCGTGAACTCGGCGAGTGGTCGAAGCTCTGGCTCGAGACCGCCGGCGTGAACACTCTGCGCCCGGAGATCGAGACCGACGCCGACGGCGTGATCACGTCCTTCGCGGTGCTGCAGGAAGCCCCGGCCGACCACCCGACGCTGCGCCCGCACCGCCTGGCGATCGGTGTCTACGCCTTCACGAACGACGCCTCGGCACCGTTCGGCGCCGACACCGCGTCCTCCGGCGGCAAGCTCGAGCGGGCGCACCGTGTCGAGATCGACGTCGACGGGCCGCGCACCGAGGTCCCCGAGCTCGTCGGCGTACACCGCGGCGACCTCGTGCTGCTCAACGACGACGACCTGGCCTACGCCAAGATCCGCCTCGACGAGCAGTCCCGCCGCACCGCGATCGAGCACCTCGCCGCGATCGCGAACCCGCTCGCCCGCTCGATCGTGTGGGGTGCCGTGTGGGACGCCACCCGCGACGCCGAGTCCCCCGCCAGCGACTACGTGTCCCTGGTGCTCGGCAACATCGCGACCGAGACCGAGTCGACGACGATCCGGACCACGCTGTCGCAGCTGCTGCTGACCGCGCGGAACTACGTCGCCCCGGCGAAGTCCGACAGCACCGTCCGCACCGTGGGCGACACCCTCTGGCAGCTCGCGTCGACGGCCGAGTCCGGCTCCGACGCGCAGTTCCAGTTCGTGAAGTTCTTCGCACAGGTCCCCTCGACGCCCGAGCACGTGGCGACGCTGCAGGGCCTGCGTGACGGTTCGGTGACGCTGCAGGGGCTCGAGGTGGACACCGACCTCCGCTGGGAGCTGCTCGAGGGCCTCGTGCTCGCCGGTGCCGCGGGCAACGACGAGATCGACACCGAGCTCGCCGCCGACCGCACGGCCTCCGGCGAGCAGGCCGCCGCCCGTGCCCGGGCGACGATCCCGACCGCCGAGGGCAAGCTCGCGGCGTTCTCGTCGCTCGTCGACACCGACGACGCACCGAACGCGATCGTCCGCCAGACCACGATCGGGTTCCAGCACGTGAACTCCCCGGTCGTGCTCGAGGGCCTCGTGTCGCGGTACTTCGACGTCATCACCCGCATCTGGGACGAGCGCAGCTACCACATCGCCGACACCGTCATCACGGGGCTCTACCCCGCGCCGCTGGCGTCGACCGAACTGCGTGACGCGGCCGTGGCGTGGCTCGAGGCCCACCCGGAGACGCCGGCCCTGCGCCGCATCGTCACCGAGAACCTCGCGGGCACCGAACGGGCCCTCCGCGTCCAGGCGGCGGACGTCTGA